From a region of the Synechococcus sp. RS9916 genome:
- a CDS encoding calcium-binding protein, with translation MTTATTARFVIKVTNNNDDGEGSLREAIRQGNQAVQEGKAVEIAFTSSLHIKVKTGYHLEKGDWTFNKQLTKNIIIDGESASGPLFQIGNQNNIDSSVNAGQVEDLKVDVTRMHLINSHVKGGDGKKGGGGGLGAGSALLHFNGHVTWRESSFQGNTVEGGKGAEGARGGQSFYIHNSNKIQQATSGEKGDHGGGFNSSSKTSQSNSNRPWIRNGKAGNKGFMNPSYKNDPSRIIGGKGGHGHDGKLFGEAGGGGGGGGGGHKNSVYAWGNETEPGYDGDSKRWGSGGRGGNGGNGNFGAGGGVGGSAGANAGNNRFWLNKWPFWYEYRNSPSWTYKNKQGASGRSGEWASAPTKASDPTRTEGGKPGRGGDGAALGIISSFAKDNEKSSFTFDNVDFRKNTAKGGAQTGRFSNIYSRYINIQYNDVTNSTGDSHRGGVIGDNNFKRNTNSATTDKSKIYANSGRFSKLEPTEGFAPQEIWSSSYEIDSSVVQTFGKVHQLGNSNGHTIVLHADHSDSGIQQIEIKGAQSLLKAVRELNNFANRTKSEEEIRSTHKGVLGSLTASPSFKQAKKLATGKITKKVDEYATKFDVGSYAKFAKGALGVGAIVYDTIFNQMAEDARIEKELKEKRLIDKRRGQINQLVPTDLKVQPFDTTSKRTYDTFKDFTIGRDQLNFTPQIAPTVTYRWDPAKGVILNLHSTRNDQVDDNKARVIGQIHLTREQSNNALKHNNDATYFQKFLHLGVTNGKAHYVFSKDSQWQYISREEDDEVGGIGNDRIIIKRDDNVSKTTALKANGFEGHDRIMGDNGNSVLKGESGNDFFEPGEGSDTVDGGSGTDTVSYKSLKAAVSIKTSTNNEKIKVSDSSKSWTDEVSNVEIIRTWGGSNHTLTNAESLSGKDLGYTLQTGATGTTNGSQYDDTLFISYSSNFNTDPANKTLNKTTLVDGKGGNDHLFIDGLAAHLEAGQTFKLTYSNTSQSSGFITKTTDNSNKKVLKFSNINKGVILTDTERNSQGLLTVKPLTEEQSNQANADWGDIDTDEIIGASIDNQNDGAAQNDALTGAPSAGLSNDNIGAPLQPGTSPQTAEVDSLNSVEQASTTLPAETVESTLASTVSMAHTAWEPGQERQQQPVWAQREFFIDPLA, from the coding sequence CTGGAGAAAGGAGACTGGACATTCAACAAACAACTCACCAAAAATATCATCATTGATGGCGAATCTGCATCCGGGCCACTATTCCAAATCGGCAACCAGAACAACATCGACTCCTCTGTCAACGCAGGCCAGGTCGAGGACCTGAAGGTTGACGTCACCCGAATGCACCTCATCAACAGCCACGTCAAGGGCGGCGACGGCAAGAAGGGAGGCGGCGGCGGACTTGGAGCAGGATCAGCCCTGCTGCATTTCAACGGCCACGTGACTTGGCGCGAAAGCAGCTTTCAAGGCAACACGGTCGAAGGAGGAAAGGGAGCCGAAGGAGCAAGGGGTGGACAATCATTTTATATCCATAACAGCAACAAAATCCAACAGGCCACATCTGGCGAGAAAGGAGACCATGGCGGAGGATTCAATTCATCTTCTAAAACAAGTCAATCAAACAGCAACCGTCCCTGGATACGCAATGGGAAAGCAGGTAACAAAGGCTTCATGAACCCCTCTTACAAAAATGATCCGAGCAGGATTATTGGGGGCAAAGGTGGCCATGGCCACGATGGCAAACTCTTCGGGGAAGCTGGCGGCGGCGGCGGCGGCGGCGGCGGTGGACACAAAAATTCCGTTTACGCGTGGGGGAATGAAACAGAGCCTGGCTATGACGGTGACAGCAAGCGATGGGGGAGTGGAGGTCGAGGAGGAAATGGGGGCAATGGCAATTTTGGGGCCGGCGGTGGAGTGGGTGGTAGCGCCGGTGCCAATGCAGGAAACAATCGATTCTGGCTAAACAAATGGCCCTTCTGGTACGAATATCGAAACAGCCCAAGCTGGACGTACAAAAACAAGCAGGGCGCCAGTGGTCGAAGCGGCGAATGGGCATCAGCACCAACGAAAGCCAGTGACCCCACACGAACTGAGGGTGGAAAACCTGGGCGCGGAGGAGACGGAGCAGCCCTTGGAATCATCAGCAGCTTCGCGAAAGACAACGAAAAATCCTCATTCACCTTCGACAATGTCGACTTTCGAAAAAATACTGCCAAGGGAGGAGCACAAACTGGTCGATTCTCCAATATCTACTCCCGATACATCAACATCCAATACAACGACGTCACCAATTCGACAGGCGACTCACATCGAGGGGGAGTAATCGGCGATAACAATTTTAAGCGCAATACAAATAGTGCCACAACTGACAAATCAAAAATCTATGCTAATTCTGGACGATTCAGCAAATTAGAACCAACCGAGGGATTCGCCCCCCAAGAGATATGGTCGTCATCTTACGAAATAGATTCCTCTGTCGTCCAAACATTCGGAAAGGTTCATCAGCTCGGAAATAGCAACGGCCACACGATTGTTCTCCACGCAGATCATAGCGACAGCGGCATCCAACAAATCGAGATCAAAGGGGCACAGTCTCTACTCAAAGCAGTACGAGAACTCAATAATTTTGCAAATAGAACCAAAAGCGAAGAGGAAATACGGTCAACCCATAAAGGAGTCCTAGGAAGCTTGACAGCATCACCGAGCTTCAAGCAAGCAAAAAAACTAGCAACTGGAAAAATCACAAAAAAAGTCGACGAATACGCCACAAAATTTGATGTAGGATCATACGCAAAATTCGCCAAAGGTGCACTCGGAGTCGGAGCAATCGTCTACGACACAATATTCAACCAAATGGCAGAAGATGCCCGGATCGAAAAAGAACTGAAAGAGAAGCGTTTGATCGACAAACGCAGAGGCCAAATCAACCAACTCGTTCCAACTGACCTCAAAGTCCAGCCCTTCGATACCACTAGCAAGCGTACATACGACACATTCAAAGACTTCACAATCGGCCGAGATCAACTCAACTTCACCCCCCAAATCGCACCGACAGTCACTTACCGATGGGACCCAGCCAAAGGAGTCATCCTCAACCTTCACTCCACACGGAATGACCAAGTCGACGACAACAAAGCTCGAGTCATTGGGCAGATCCATCTCACTAGAGAACAAAGCAACAATGCTTTAAAGCACAACAATGATGCTACCTACTTTCAGAAATTTCTTCACCTTGGAGTAACAAACGGGAAGGCGCACTACGTCTTTTCAAAAGATTCTCAATGGCAGTATATTTCGCGCGAAGAGGATGATGAAGTAGGCGGCATCGGAAACGACAGGATCATCATCAAGCGCGATGACAATGTCTCGAAGACGACCGCTCTAAAAGCCAATGGATTCGAAGGCCATGACCGAATCATGGGCGACAACGGCAATAGCGTCTTAAAAGGCGAATCAGGAAACGACTTCTTTGAACCTGGCGAAGGCTCTGACACTGTAGATGGAGGATCAGGCACTGATACCGTCAGCTACAAGTCCCTAAAAGCGGCCGTCTCGATTAAGACCTCGACCAACAACGAAAAGATTAAAGTCTCTGATAGCAGCAAATCGTGGACAGACGAAGTTTCCAACGTCGAGATTATTCGCACCTGGGGAGGCAGCAATCACACGCTAACCAATGCCGAATCATTGTCCGGCAAAGACCTCGGATACACGCTGCAAACAGGGGCCACTGGGACCACAAACGGATCCCAATATGACGACACACTATTCATCAGCTACTCAAGCAACTTCAACACTGATCCAGCCAACAAAACACTCAACAAGACAACACTTGTCGACGGCAAGGGTGGCAACGATCATCTTTTTATTGATGGACTTGCCGCCCACCTCGAAGCCGGCCAGACATTCAAACTCACTTACAGCAACACAAGCCAAAGCAGCGGCTTTATCACCAAAACGACCGACAACAGCAACAAAAAAGTCCTTAAATTCTCCAATATCAACAAGGGAGTCATCCTCACTGATACCGAACGCAACAGCCAAGGCCTGTTGACAGTCAAGCCTCTGACGGAAGAGCAGAGCAATCAAGCTAATGCCGACTGGGGCGATATCGATACCGATGAGATCATTGGCGCTTCGATCGACAACCAAAATGATGGGGCCGCTCAAAACGACGCTTTAACTGGCGCTCCTTCTGCTGGCCTCTCCAACGACAACATCGGCGCCCCTTTACAACCCGGGACAAGCCCTCAGACCGCAGAAGTCGACTCCCTCAACTCAGTTGAACAAGCCAGCACCACGCTGCCGGCAGAGACTGTGGAAAGCACCCTTGCCTCCACGGTTTCCATGGCGCACACGGCATGGGAACCAGGCCAAGAGCGTCAGCAGCAACCCGTCTGGGCACAGAGGGAATTCTTCATCGACCCCCTCGCCTGA
- a CDS encoding DUF2301 domain-containing membrane protein, with translation MTTADPQFEGVYGTYTITDNDRREVQRYRVALLISGLSFSAGLLQWWQWGGQLAWLWVLPLAASLGLALHWIHIYLRPLHQALQLFWLLGCVGWGALLVMAGPSAALATLHNHPLWILAVGPLFAALAGIGFKEFFCFRRAEAIGLTLLLPLALLGRLSGLMPPDLCLALLGAAALLLLVLALRKFGIPAAADVGDKSVFAYLEQQRAAGAQ, from the coding sequence ATGACCACGGCCGATCCCCAGTTTGAGGGCGTCTATGGCACCTACACCATCACCGACAACGATCGACGCGAGGTGCAGCGCTACCGCGTGGCACTGCTGATCAGCGGCCTTTCCTTCAGCGCAGGTTTACTCCAGTGGTGGCAGTGGGGCGGACAGCTGGCCTGGCTGTGGGTGCTGCCCCTCGCCGCCTCTCTGGGACTGGCCCTCCATTGGATTCACATCTACCTGCGCCCGCTGCATCAGGCTCTGCAACTCTTCTGGCTGCTGGGATGCGTTGGCTGGGGTGCCCTGCTGGTGATGGCCGGCCCCTCCGCAGCCCTGGCCACCCTGCACAACCATCCGCTCTGGATCCTGGCGGTTGGACCGTTATTCGCGGCTCTAGCAGGGATCGGCTTCAAGGAGTTTTTCTGCTTTCGGCGCGCAGAGGCAATTGGGCTGACTCTGCTGCTGCCCCTGGCCCTGCTTGGCCGTCTAAGCGGCTTGATGCCCCCGGATCTCTGCCTGGCTCTGCTCGGCGCTGCAGCCCTCCTGCTCCTGGTGCTGGCCCTGCGCAAATTCGGCATCCCCGCCGCGGCCGATGTCGGCGACAAGAGTGTGTTTGCTTACCTGGAGCAGCAGCGCGCCGCTGGAGCCCAGTGA